Proteins from a genomic interval of Sparus aurata chromosome 21, fSpaAur1.1, whole genome shotgun sequence:
- the jcadb gene encoding junctional protein associated with coronary artery disease homolog, translated as MYSVEDLLISHGYKLPKSGPPSATPYDKRPADCQRELVDNRAGRGTLNGYEADRGASITGIYGSRQALVKGYPATDNESGERILRRKEAGIGILGDAQPLGDSLATDSGFYDVPSLTYSEPLSYDERDVSYWRRRGQDFSILLDYADGRELRASAGAWRPQALITAEEHRAERQAQQLWEDISWLRDLDAAPGHLRVTGERKCQSLGTEEWRPAVGLGRQLSDGDGERWALDQYRLRTPEGFFHPRTKAKSQSLPRVLSPDRTSGRELIPSRPSLPDRQQRISSTVFSGPYSRYIYSGAVVRDRWGRNAGPSSHVALLPKPRFSRPLKPPSYEIHQQTRGSAEMLAIEQGAKQKERPIFYPRGGDLRQDYFAQHSAISGMEPPGYIPPPSYKRAPPPRSVSINRNEMANLRWRAEALQMRSSDPGRWFSRQASSSWLEHYGDRAASQASGSWLEHYGDRAASYRKQVHSGHEEQPVHRQLPTEDPRVKQISGGPSGSSLTDSDKIRNINKETPPAKILGQSTHDSAFPPQQGPALNTDSRKTALTDNDSSNRWSNRGLNKKSDSVPPEQSRTQFFPSSILGKPPPPPCKPADHGVPETVTEVKKVEQPEPPEKEKSKNLKKRLSETIFCLVSVPVTPQLTGTMIRDQNNNNEKSPDPADSPSDNKTGHLTNQSLQSTSSAEAELQALTGSIASSKTSSRASSKMFKKVPCRPPKINHYKEMKLSGTWPANQYRDQETQTSPEARKPASENKEAQQDPDPPGTEVPPDNSSVVGTAFSFPIKGVKSLKLSSNSAFSLTSTFSNQLNKSTAQQPAVPPSGNAEETKPAANSGKETFEQFLLKPAAQRPWDAVKELETIKKEVQDQQQQQSSKQPSVDKCIEDLNEAYKDILELGTASNKVPNGSVQIPERIKIRLTSEPLNKPSSLRRSAVSWSVDPEYREVKSAFSRPATKSVTFSKQLREELPVPPRETGFREYRVVAHLSRRRSNDGRTVKLDLPDEPIETPLCDFSPTTHTTAAEVPWADRQPMQDASTLTSPPDYEDICQTLRQSRDPADANKASTGNLKPNDGEQLQDLSVDSEEECPICKRELENQMRQGPLPPLHEENSSDSSANQNGSPPQHTALESPAEDTKTQEPNDSSLNQSGSDGAAETKEHHSLIQDNVKGGDKTDNAQAENLDDSCTVNPAEGIPADETKEESASTTLATDVPADPQVTEEQSVSDTVTKEVELGEREAITGETPEGSADKQTAEVKSECEGQDNAMPDDKLEQEKKPFAVPEHRLGLRTHLGRDHPGLPEFPPDRLPLSVPPHLDRRLSLSLEGERRSKGPSQRIEALQNKLAISPGRVAVERMARMREVDVMYRMRRLSIRSTDSGEGEAETEGEGKDEEAVEPQPDKENDQEVTHSQQVSEETVLQDEESLLSEPLDPSRVETE; from the exons GGCCCTCCGTCTGCCACGCCTTATGACAAGCGCCCCGCTGATTGCCAGCGTGAACTTGTGGACAACAGGGCTGGCCGGGGGACACTGAACGGGTATGAGGCTGACCGGGGGGCATCTATCACAGGCATCTATGGCAGCAGGCAGGCACTGGTGAAGGGCTACCCCGCCACAGACAACGAGAGCGGGGAAAGGATCCTAAGGAGAAAAGAAGCCGGTATCGGTATCCTAGGTGACGCTCAGCCCTTGGGTGATTCTCTTGCCACAGATAGTGg GTTCTACGATGTTCCTAGTTTGACTTATTCAGAGCCGCTGAGCTATGACGAGAGGGATGTTTCCTACTGGCGAAGGCGAGGCCAGGACTTCAGCATCCTTCTGGACTATGCTGATGGCAGGGAGCTGAGGGCCTCTGCTGGCGCATGGAGGCCACAGGCCCTGATTACAGCAGAGGAACACAGAGCAGAAAGACAAGCGCAGCAGCTATGGGAGGACATTTCCTGGCTGAGAGACCTGGACGCAGCCCCTGGTCACCTAAGGGTAACTGGGGAGAGAAAGTGCCAGAGCCTCGGTACAGAGGAGTGGAGGCCTGCTGTGGGCCTGGGAAGGCAGCTGTCAGATGGGGATGGGGAAAGGTGGGCTCTGGACCAGTACCGCCTGAGGACACCAGAGGGTTTTTTCCACCCTAGAACTAAAGCAAAGTCTCAGTCTCTCCCCAGAGTTTTGTCACCTGATAGAACAAGTGGCAGAGAGCTCATTCCATCAAGGCCTAGCCTACCTGATAGACAACAGAGGATAAGCAGCACTGTCTTCTCTGGGCCCTATAGTAGGTATATCTATAGTGGTGCTGTTGTCAGGGACCGGTGGGGTAGGAATGCTGGGCCAAGCAGCCATGTTGCACTTTTACCAAAGCCCAGGTTCAGCAGGCCTTTAAAGCCTCCGTCATATGAGATTCACCAGCAGACAAGGGGTAGCGCAGAAATGCTTGCTATAGAGCAGGGTgccaaacaaaaagaaaggcCTATCTTTTATCCAAGGGGAGGGGATCTGAGACAAGACTATTTCGCACAACACTCTGCCATCTCTGGAATGGAGCCCCCTGGCTACATCCCACCCCCATCTTATAAAAGAGCCCCACCCCCAAGATCAGTTTCAATCAACCGTAATGAAATGGCAAATCTAAGATGGAGGGCGGAAGCTCTGCAGATGCGCAGCTCAGATCCAGGAAGGTGGTTTTCCAGACAGGCAAGTAGTTCATGGCTGGAACATTATGGAGATCGTGCTGCATCCCAGGCAAGTGGTTCATGGCTGGAACATTATGGAGATCGTGCTGCATCCTATCGAAAACAGGTACATTCTGGACATGAAGAACAACCAGTTCATCGTCAATTACCCACTGAAGACCCAAGAGTGAAGCAAATCTCAGGAGGGCCTAGCGGAAGTTCTCTCACTGACTCAGACAAGATCCGTAACATCAACAAAGAGACTCCACCCGCTAAGATTTTAGGACAATCTACACATGATAGTGCCTTTCCTCCCCAACAGGGGCCAGCTCTCAATACCGACAGCCGAAAAACAGCTCTCACTGACAACGACAGCAGTAATCGATGGTCCAACAGAGGATTGAACAAAAAAAGTGACAGTGTACCTCCTGAACAGAGCCGTACTCAGTTTTTTCCTTCATCTATCCTGGGCAAACCACCACCTCCCCCATGCAAGCCAGCTGACCACGGTGTCCCTGAAACTGTGACAGAAGTAAAAAAGGTGGAGCAACCTGAGCcaccagagaaagaaaaatccaaGAATCTAAAAAAGAGACTTAGTGagacaattttttgtttggtgtCTGTCCCTGTCACTCCACAGCTCACTGGGACAATGATCCGCGATCAGAATAACAACAATGAGAAGTCACCAGACCCAGCAGATAGTCCTAGTGACAATAAAACTGGCCATTTAACAAACCAAAGTCTCCAAAGCACATCTTCAGCTGAAGCTGAGCTGCAAGCACTAACTGGTAGCATAGCGAGCAGCAAAACAAGCAGTAGAGCGAGCagcaaaatgtttaaaaaagtacCCTGCAGACCTCCTAAAATAAACCATTACAAGGAGATGAAACTGTCGGGAACCTGGCCTGCAAACCAGTATCGAGACCAGGAGACACAAACTAGCCCAGAGGCCCGAAAACCTGCCTCTGAAAACAAGGAAGCACAACAAGATCCTGACCCTCCCGGCACTGAAGTCCCTCCTGATAATAGCAGTGTAGTGGGCACTGCCTTCAGTTTTCCTATAAAGGGAGTGAAGAGCCTGAAATTGTCAAGCAACAGCGCCTTCTCTCTGACATCCACCTTCTCCAACCAGCTGAACAAGAGCACAGCTCAGCAGCCAGCAGTACCACCCTCAGGAAATGCGGAGGAGACCAAACCAGCAGCAAACAGTGGGAAGGAGACCTTTGAACAGTTCCTGCTGAAACCGGCTGCCCAGCGACCATGGGATGCTGTCAAAGAGTTGGAGACCATCAAGAAAGAAGTCCAggatcaacagcagcagcagagcagcaaacAGCCCAGTGTTGACAAGTGCATAGAGGACCTCAACGAGGCCTACAAAGATATCTTGGAGCTAGGCACTGCCAGCAATAAAGTCCCAAATGGTTCTGTTCAAATACCTGAGCGTATCAAAATCAGATTAACATCAGAACCTCTCAACAAGCCCAGCAGCCTTAGGCGCAGTGCAGTAAGCTGGTCTGTTGACCCAGAATACAGGGAAGTCAAAAGCGCCTTCTCCAGGCCTGCAACAAAGTCGGTAACCTTCAGCAAGCAGCTTAGGGAGGAGCTCCCTGTCCCACCTCGGGAGACAGGCTTCAGAGAATACAGGGTTGTTGCGCATCTTTCGCGCAGACGGAGCAACGACGGCAGGACAGTGAAATTGGACCTGCCAGATGAGCCTATCGAGACACCACTTTGTGACTTCAGTCCAACAACGCACACCACAGCAGCTGAGGTGCCATGGGCAGATAGACAACCCATGCAGGATGCTTCTACACTCACTAGTCCTCCTGATTATGAGGACATATGCCAGACTTTGCGTCAGTCTAGAGACCCAGCGGATGCCAATAAAGCGTCCACAGGCAATCTAAAACCTAATGACGGAGAGCAACTTCAAGATCTCAGTGTTGACTCAGAGGAGGAGTGCCCTATTTGTAAGAGAGAGCTTGAGAATCAGATGAGACAGGGCCCATTGCCTCCACTTCATGAGGAAAACAGCTCGGACAGCTCGGCCAATCAAAATGGCAGTCCACCACAACACACTGCATTAGAAAGTCCAGCAGAAGATACAAAAACACAGGAGCCAAATGACTCAAGTTTGAATCAGTCAGGGTCTGATGGTGCTGCTGAAACAAAAGAGCACCATTCATTGATACAGGATAATGTCAAAGGGGGTGATAAAACAGACAATGCTCAGGCAGAAAACTTGGACGATTCATGCACAGTTAATCCTGCTGAGGGTATACCAGCGGATGAAACAAAAGAGGAGAGTGCATCCACAACATTAGCAACTGATGTGCCTGCAGACCCCCAAGTCACAGAGGAACAGAGTGTTAGTGACACAGTAACTAAGGAAGTAGAACTAGGAGAGAGGGAAGCCATTACAGGAGAGACACCTGAGGGCagtgcagacaaacagacagctgAGGTGAAAAGTGAGTGTGAGGGGCAAGACAATGCAATGCCTGATGACAAGCTGGAGCAAGAAAAGAAGCCATTTGCTGTCCCAGAGCATAGACTTGGTTTACGGACTCATCTTGGGCGAGACCACCCAGGGTTACCAGAGTTTCCGCCAGATAGACTGCCACTTTCAGTTCCCCCACACCTAGACCGCAGGCTGTCTCTTAGCttggagggggagaggaggagcaaGGGCCCCTCCCAACGAATTGAAGCATTGCAGAACAAGCTGGCTATTTCTCCAGGTCGGGTGGCAGTTGAGCGCATGGCCCGGATGAGGGAGGTGGACGTTATGTATCGCATGAGGCGCCTCAGCATCAGAAGTACTGACTCTGGGGAAggggaggcagagacagagggggagggcAAGGACGAAGAAGCAGTGGAGCCCCAACCTGACAAGGAGAACGATCAAGAGGTCACCCATTCCCAGCAGGTCTCTGAAGAGACAGTGTTGCAAGATGAGGAGTCATTGCTCTCAG AACCCCTTGATCCCAGCCGAGTGGAGACAGAGTAG